In Malus sylvestris chromosome 15, drMalSylv7.2, whole genome shotgun sequence, a single genomic region encodes these proteins:
- the LOC126602328 gene encoding probable flavin-containing monooxygenase 1 — MAPIVSKLGIIGAGVSGIAAAKQLAPYNPIILEASDSIGGVWRHCSYSSTKLQSHRCDYEFSDFPWPDRDNTEYPSHLEILAYLNSYAEHFDVLKFVRFNSKVVEVRFIGDRENIEFGVKPVEYRSLSPAGGQPVWEVAVQTNDSETIQWYAFEFIVVCIGKYGDTPKIPEFPHNKGPEVFQGQALHALDYCKLDKDAASQLLKDKKVVVVGYKKSAIDLAVECAEANQGPEGKPCTMVVRTLHWTVPHYWIWGLPFFLFYSTRSSQFLHQRPNQTFLRTLLCSLIMSPMRHAVSKFIESYLLWKMPLEKYGLKPDHSFEEDYASCQMAIMPENFFSEADKGKIVFKRSTSKWWFSADGIEFDDNTKIKADVVVLATGYDGKKKLKSILPDPFRSLLEYPSGIIPLYRGTIHPLIPNMAFVGYLESVSNLHSSELRSIWLARLLDNKFKLPSVQKMLEQTSKEVEISKKTTRFYRRHCISTFSINHSDEICEEMGWTSWRKNTWLAEAFSPYGSQDYLKKH; from the exons ATGGCTCCAATAGTCTCAAAACTTGGCATCATTGGTGCCGGTGTAAGTGGCATAGCAGCAGCTAAACAACTAGCCCCTTACAACCCTATTATTCTCGAGGCCTCTGACTCCATTGGAGGGGTTTGGAGGCATTGTTCTTACAGTTCCACAAAACTTCAGTCCCATCGATGTGACTATGAGTTCTCTGACTTCCCTTGGCCTGACAGGGACAACACTGAATATCCTTCTCACCTTGAGATATTGGCCTACTTGAACTCTTATGCTGAGCACTTTGATGTGCTTAAGTTTGTCAGGTTCAATTCCAAGGTGGTCGAGGTCCGGTTCATTGGTGACCGAGAAAACATTGAATTTGGTGTCAAACCTGTGGAGTATCGGAGTCTCTCGCCAGCTGGCGGTCAGCCTGTTTGGGAAGTTGCTGTCCAGACTAATGATTCAGAGACCATTCAG TGGTACGCCTTCGAGTTCATTGTGGTTTGCATAGGGAAATATGGTGATACACCCAAAATTCCAGAGTTTCCACACAACAAAGGCCCTGAAGTATTTCAAGGCCAAGCTCTTCATGCTCTTGATTACTGCAAACTGGACAAGGACGCTGCTTCTCAATTACTAAAGGATAAGAAAGTCGTTGTAGTTGGCTACAAAAAATCAGCTATTGATTTAGCTGTCGAGTGTGCGGAGGCAAACCAAG GACCAGAAGGCAAACCATGCACGATGGTAGTAAGGACTTTACATTGGACTGTTCCCCATTACTGGATTTGGGGTTTGCCGTTTTTCTTGTTCTACTCTACAAGGTCTTCACAGTTTCTCCATCAAAGACCTAACCAAACCTTCCTCAGAACCCTCCTTTGCTCTCTAATTATGTCTCCAATG AGGCATGCAGTTTCAAAATTTATTGAATCATATTTGCTGTGGAAGATGCCTTTGGAGAAGTATGGACTAAAGCCAGATCATTCATTTGAGGAGGACTATGCATCCTGCCAGATGGCTATCATGCCGGAAAATTTCTTCTCCGAGGCGGATAAGGGAAAAATTGTGTTCAAAAGATCAACATCAAAATGGTGGTTTTCTGCTGATGGAATTGAATTTGATGACAACACTAAGATAAAAGCTGATGTTGTGGTCCTTGCAACTGGTTATGATGGTAAGAAAAAACTCAAATCCATCTTACCGGACCCTTTTCGCAGCTTGTTGGAGTATCCTTCTGGTATCATACCCTTATACAG GGGAACAATTCATCCTTTGATCCCAAACATGGCTTTCGTGGGTTATCTCGAGAGTGTTTCAAATCTTCACTCTTCTGAATTGCGCAGCATATGGCTGGCCAGGCTGCTGGATAATAAATTTAAGCTTCCAAGTGTGCAGAAAATGCTTGAGCAAACAAGTAAGGAAGTGGAAATCTCAAAGAAAACAACCAGGTTCTACAGGAGGCATTGCATTTCTACTTTTAGCATCAACCACAGCGACGAAATTTGCGAGGAGATGGGATGGACATCTTGGAGGAAGAATACTTGGTTGGCAGAAGCATTTAGCCCATATGGAAGTCAAGACTATCTGAAGAAACATTGA